Genomic window (Capricornis sumatraensis isolate serow.1 chromosome 16, serow.2, whole genome shotgun sequence):
AAAAGGCCTTTTCCACCTGTGCCTCCCATCTCACATCTGTTACCCTCTTCTATGGCACAGCCAGTATGACTTATTTACAACCCAGATCTGGCTACTCCCCAGAAACCAAGAAGCTGATGTCCTTGGCTTACTCTCTTCTTACACCTCTGCTGAATCCACTAATCTACAGCTTGCGAAACAGTGAGATGAAAAGAGCTTTGATGAAATTATGGAGAAGAAAAGTGAATTTACATACATTTTGAGTGTGTTGAGAAACTGTGTGATATTTGGTCTTGTCTGATTGTACTGTACTTAAATTTACTTATGGTGAAAATAGTTTACATTACTTTCTATGAACATATCAATCTGTTGAGTTCTCCAAGTCTGAAAATGTATTAAGGAAACATATCTGTTTAGATAGTGTATTCACATTCATTTTTCATAGATGTATAACTTTGATGACATATGATATAacaatttatttatcatttcctcTGTTGTGAACATCCATGTTGTTACTGGACTACTGTCATTAAgataaaactttaataaaaaacTTGATCCATATGTTCATATGTATtgacattttatttctgtatgaTAGATTCCTTAAACTAAGCTTGAGGGGATGAAGGATATGTGTAGTTATAGATTTTAATAGCTGTTACAGAATAACTTTTCAAAATCTTTGTAACTCCTTTTGACTGTTCTGAAGTCCACTCTGGTGAACTACTGAAATAGAACTTCAGGAGACCAACAGACATGAGATTTAATCTCTAGAGTGAAAAGCTATCCCATGAACATGTAAAGCAAGTTGAGTTATCCTGGGAGACAAACTGTTCTACTTAAGGGACTCACACAGGTTATAATTCAAAACAGAATTTATCTTGTTTCTGTTCTACATATTTATCCAATGTTGGTgactagagaactccatggaaatTTCCTAAAGTCTTATATCTTTTTCACTTGTAGACCACAGTTTTTAAGACATTTACTAAATTTCCCTTTGTTGGCCTAAAATGCCCCCAATTCCTTTCTTGTAAAcagtagataatttttttttttcctgtgggaaCCAATATGGTAAATAAATGAGCATATTTTCTATGGTTGCTGAGGCAGACCATAACTTGTGACCTTTCCAGCatgattaatttctcattttgaaacaCTTGGAAGATTTAATGcttgtttctaattttaatgtTGCTACtgagttggacaggactttgtgactaaacaactgTGAACAGAGAAGGACCCTTTCATTGAATTGTGTTATAGGAGCTCCTACTGTCCTTAGTTTCTGCTCCAGAGATATTAGTAAATAGGCAAAACATCCtttgtattaaaaattttttttaattttggcagaAAACAGTCTTTATGGACAACTATTTCTTCCAAAAATGAGTTGTGGAGATAGAAACCtgattgtgttttttaaaaaggatcccTGTGATGGGATTGATTGGGTATGAATCATTCAAAGTACATATTAAGCAGGCCTCCCTATGCCTGGTGAACTTGACACATTTGTGCTTGGGGTGTTATCCCACCATAAAGAATGATATGAGAGGGATCCTTGAATTGGGTTCTGTGATGAAAATCCCTTCTTATCAGCATAAGTGGTACATTTCCCACTGGACACAGATTAGATTGAATGAATTTCAAAGTGTTGTTGGCAAATTCATTGCTGCCAAGAGGGGTAAGCTTCCTTAGAGAATGAAGCAAACTGCTCAAGAAAAGCAGCAATAAGAAGtatacaaaacacacacacacacacacacacacacacacaagaagtaCACAGAGGGAATCTTCATTCTGGCCTCATCATCTGGTTCTGGACAAAGCCCAGCCTGCAGGTTCATTCATCTCTTTACTCTTTTGCAACTGAGCCAATGGTCTCATTGTTCAAGACAGTTTAGACCCTTGGTTTTCACAAATACTCAGTGAGATCAATAATTTATGattattttacagagaaaataatGGAATTTGGGAGGTTAAAGTATTTGCTTAACTTATACAAACAAGTCTAGGCCTTTTGATTTCCAGTTTAAAAGGTCTGTTTGAAATCATTTGTAACTGATATTTTTCTAGACAGTTTAAAGTGGCTGTACATTTCTAGCACATATGATCAAAAATTCTCCATTGaaagggtgggtgggagggtaTCCAGGGTTTTTACAAAGAGGCTTCCATCTTCTTGACCTAGCTTGTATTAAGCCCTACACAAACTGTATGTTCTACCCAATCATTCCTCACCCTCTGGCTCACCTGCCTTTGCACATGCCCTCACcccaccagtctcttctttcCCCAGTTAAAACCTTTATTTAGTCTTTGTTTCTACCTGCTATTGGGAGATGTCATGGTGACACTGAATCTTGTGTAAGGAGGTGCTTGTTCCCTACAGGAATATGAGGTGCTGCAGGTTAGCTCTCTTGAGCTTTCTCAACTGAAGGCCCATGTTAAAGCCTCTTTAGCTATTGTGCAAAGACCTGAGGAAGCACATACAAACTGACTGCAAGTTCTCCAGGGGTGGATTCTCTGGGGCATATGATTCGGTGTCATAATGTTCTAGATTCAGTGCGAAGTGCACTGAATCACTGAGTTGTGTTTATGGGAAGGTGGCTTCTGACTAGAGGTGAAACTTCTGACAAAATAGTGAACTTTATTGTCAGAGTCTACAGGTAAGGAAGTAAAGGTTCTGCTGTGTGCTTGTTAGTGGGTTTTCCATTTGTAGTTCATCTTCTACCAATAGAGATATCATTGAAGTTATGTCTCAGTGCTCAGGAATTACTAGACACAGATAAAGCATTTGAATAAGTAAGACACTTTGGTGTTGATGCTgctcaatttcttttttctttcagagaaaaAGTTGGGGCAATAGAGATGTGTACTTGGAATGCACTAATCCTGAAAACTTAGAAGACTGCAACTGGGAAGGAACTTGGTAAATAAGTCCAACTCCAACCTTTTTCACCTGGAAGGTTGACATGATCTTCCTAAGTATTCCATGTCAGAGAATAATCAAGAGAGCATTCGGATGTTCTGAGTTACAGAGAAAATGTGGAACACCAATGGTTTGTTGCTCTTTCCATCATGAacattttgtttcatatattcttttaattaGTCCTTTACAGGTTTTCCACTTTGTTTATATGATACTCTAAGTTTTCTATTTTTAGCACttatctacttttaaaatttttagctgaattcacatttctcttttttcccccattagaAATGGGTTTAAATATTTGATCCTATTTTTATTGATTAGGTGATTTTTGACAACCAAAATATAATTGCTATGGTTGATACAGGCATTTGATTTTAATACAAGACTATAGGcaaattcagatatatatataagttAACCCACCATGGCTGTCTGCTGATATTTTAATGATCTGTACCCAAGgaaacattttatgttttcaatTGCTCCTTCTGTCTTCCTGGATTCCTCATCTCCCACAGATGGTACTCCCTGGTTTTCAAGCTATCATAGAAACCTAGAAGGCCTCCATTCTAGTGCTAAGTTGTCATCAATTACATTTTGACTTGAGTAAGTCAGTCTTCCTCCTATCTAATTGCCCTTCCACCTCTGACTTCTTCTGATGTAGTTTTTCATCTCTCCTCATTTAGACTAACATTTTCCTCACTGAAAACTCTAAGACCATTGTAATTAACCTTGTTCCCCAATAGTGTTTATACTGATTTAACTTGTCAGTAGATAGACTATTTCTTAAAAGTGGAGTCTGCATTTTcctaaattttgttttcatttgttcaagAAAAAATTGGTTTTGCATTTGTTATGGGTCAGAAACTATTGTAGGCATTCTTATTATAAAACATAATCTTTGCCCTTCTGGAGTTTATGTTTAATGAAAGAATTATtatgtatctatacatatatatatatatatgtctgtgtatgtgtccATGTctgtatagatgtatatataaaagTGGTAAATACAATGTCTGTAGGAGATAATGAAAAAATAGAGCATGGTATGAGAGGTAGGAGTTAGGACTACTGGCTTAGAGAGTGAGGCCTTGTTCCCCATTTTAGGTTGTGTGATTTGCTCTCTGTTGAGCTCTGGTGTCCAAAGTGTGCCTTGGAGCATGGAGGCTAAAAATGGCAGATGCTCAATCAATGCTGGTTGAATAATTAATGATTAATTGAACACCTTGGTGAGAAATTTaataggaaggaagaaagagaggacaGCAAAAGGGAACTAGAAGGGaaacttttaaattataagtTTACAATGAGTAAAACATGAGCATTTCCTTAAAACATATGATTATAGGGATATACCAATGAGAactgtcccctccccccaccagttTCTCATCTGGATGAATTTCTATGTATTTGTCCAGGTACAGTCTGAGCAAAAATCAAATGTAAAGCAAATTCACATAGTTATGGATCACCGAAGGCAGACACCTTAGAAATAAACCCTCTTTGTGTGTTTCTGCAGTGTTGTCACATTTAACCAAGTCATTTTGAACTAATGAATAGTTATAACAACTACATATCATCTTTGTTatacttaaaattattaaaattttataaaattatatgtggGCTATCTTGTTCCTTTTGTGACTTCTTGagactatatttttaattaaaaattttcatctgttaacatttttattatggttaaatatatgtaacataagTTTCACTGTCAGTATATAATTCTGTAGCAGTCAGAACCTactgtaattttatatttaaggaaGTTCAAATTGTcttatcttttccatttttgaaaatatttaaatatttctctgtCCAGAGCCTTTTGAATGAAATGATGATAGACTTAGCCCATACTTACTTTCCATTTATGTCTCGACTTTCTCATCAGTACAAGCAGATATGAGCCTGGACACTATATTTTTGTGGTCTTAAATttcatatttacataaaattaggaaaatagaTGATACCTTTAGAAACATTATATAAGTGACATCTAAGTTACAATATGTTCCTACTTACTTTAACATTAAATTTAAATTCCAAACCATTAGTATACAAGTTACAATAAAACTTAGACACTATTTTTTATATATCAGGTAGGATTTCTAAGGTACAATAATTGGTCATTCTCCAAAATTGCCAAGCTAAATTTCTATCAGGATGGGCTTCTCTTTTCATCTTCTGCCCAGATTGTTTGGGGTGACTGCAGATCCTGACTCAGAGGTCTGTAACTTTGTACTATAGACTGTCACTTTGtactataatttataaaatatgttttataactATGTTCTTAAAAACAATATATGCTCCACTGTTGACATGAAAATGCAAAACCAAAGCTCTGTGGCTGAATTCATCCTCTTGGGCTTTTCTAACTTCCCTGAACTCCAAGAGCAGCTCtttggggctttcttggtggtttACCTGGTGACTCTGATGGGAAATGCCATCATCATAGTTGTCATCTCCCTGGAACAAAGCCTGCATGTCCCCTTGTATCTTTTCCTCCAGAATTTGTCTGTGGTGGATATGGGTATCAGTGTGGTCATTATGCCTGTTATGCTGGTGATCCTTTCCACTGAGAAGATGAGGATTTCTATTTTGGGCTGCCTTGTACAAATGTATTTCATACTCACTCTTGGTGTGACTGAATGTTTTCTTCTGGGGGTAATGGCTTTTGACCGATTTGCTGCAATCTGCCATCCTCTGAGCTACCCAATGATTATGAACAAAATGGTTTTCATGAAATTAGTTACATTCTCATGGGTCTCAGGGATCACAGTGGCTACTGTGCAGACCACATGGGTGTTTAGTTTTCCCTTTTGTGGCGACAATAAAATTAATCATATCTCTTGTGAAACTCCAGCAGTGCTAGAGCTGGCATGTGCAGACACCTTTCTGTTTGAGATCTATGCATTCACCGGCACCATTCTGACAATTATTGTTCCATTCTCATTGATATTCTTGTCTTACATTCGAATTCTCTTTGCCATTCTGAAGATGCCATCAACCACTGGGAAGCAAAAGGCCTTTTCCACCTGTGCCTCCCATCTCACATCTGTTACCCTCTTCTATGGCACAGCCAGTATGACTTACTTACAACCCAAATCTGGCTACTCCCCAGAAACCAAGAAGCTGACGTCACTGGCTTACTCTCTTCTTACACCTCTGCTGAATCCACTGATCTACAGCTTGCGCAACAGTGAGATGAAAAGAGCTTTGATGAAAATATGGCAAAGAAAAATGGATTTGCATACATTTTGACTTGCTGAGAAGCCACGGGGTAAATATCCTCTGTCTGACCAAACTCTAATGTAATAATCATGGACTAGTTTATATTTcttgatataaatatatttaatttgttgAGTTCCCCAAGTTTGAAAATATGTCCGGGAGCTCTCTGTTTCTAAAGGATATTCACATTCATTTTCTCTAGGTGCCTAAGTTTGATGATATATGATATAAGAATTTATTTGCCTATTCCTCTATCATGTACATTCAAGTTTTACCAGATTATTGTCCTTAAGATGATGCTTTGATGAACAACTAGTTCCATGTGTTCATATTTACCAACATCTTATTTCTATAAAACATAGGCCTGGGCCTCATGGGATAAAGAGTATGTGTGTTTATAGATTTTAGTAGCTATTACATAATTAGTTTTCACAGTCACTATAAATTCTTCAAATGGACCCGAAGGCCCACTCTGCTGCACTAATAGGGTGGAATTTCAGACACTAAGAATAGATGAGATTTTAATTTATGGAGTGAAAACTTGTTCCATGTATGTGTAAACAAGGGGCAGTTGTTTTGAGGAGACCAAACTGTTTTGCTTCATGGACTCACATAGGTTATAATTCAAAATAGAGTTTCTCTTGGTATTTTTACAATAGAAATGGGACCTAAGAAGTGGCCCAAGGTGAAGAATTGATAGGACAAACAAACAAAGTTTTGGGTGCTCATTCATAAAGAAATAATTGCTTGATATGCTTTGCAGCCATATTAATAGATACAGGTTtagtatttttacatatttttggaGAACTGAAACTTTTCTCATTATAAAGTgactctttttttcctattactGGATCTAGATTTGGGTCCACTTGCCCAGTGCACAGCAATGGAAATCTGTGAACATTAGATTGTATTGAAAGAAAGCACAGCATTTGTTGCAGGGCACTAAGCAAAGGCAATGGACAGCTCATGCTGCCTGAACTCCCTAATGGCTTTCAGGGAAGGATTTTTAAGCTGATATGAAAAGGTGGGCCAGAGGGTACATGATCAACTTGTGCTCAATTCTCAGATTGCTTGGTATCAAGGTGAAATTTTGAGCATCATCAACCTCCTGGTCAACTGGTCTTGGGACTATGTGCTGTGGTTAGCAGTTTTCATCTGGTAGGGGTCAGCTTTCTGTCCAAACAACTTAGGAATGTGTGTCAGAGCTATATCTATATCTTTCAGGAAACTGGGAGTTCAATCACTCTGCTATGTGGTTGATTTATAGTCAAAATTATTACCAGTTTCCCAGTCTAACAGCTATTCTTTGTTACTACATGATCACATTTCATAATCATTAACTCTTGAGCCAGAGTTTTGACACTTAGGGGAGGCCTGAAGCAAAGTCTTTTACTTCAAGACACAGGGGACACACGCAGGGTGGAGAGTGGGTGCTAATATATCCAAGAAGGTCCTTAAGAGTCCAGTTCAGTTTATCCCTAATAAAACTTCATGCTCTGCAGTTTGTTTTTTCTGGTAGTATTGGGTTGACAGAAAAATTTGTCTGAGATTTTCCACAAGCTGGCTCCAGTAGCACTTAgctgtctttaacttcatttgaaacaattttgcTAGAATGTACTGTGACAGTTGTCACATTAGTGTGCATTAAGAAAATGACACAactggtgaatttttgtgtagtcACTTCACTActgaagatggaaggaaaaagcaacatttttggcttcagttcagttcagtcgctcagtcgtgtccgactctttgtgaccccatgaatcacagcactccaggcctccctgtccatcaccaactcctggagttcactcaaactcatgtccatcatctCATactcgtcgtccccttctcctcctgcccccaatccctcccagcatcagagtcttttccaatgagtcaactctttgcatgaggtggccaaagtattggaatttcagcttcagcatcagtccttccagtgaacacccaggactgatctcctttaggatggactggcttattatgctttattattttaagaaaggtAAAATGCAACTAAAATGCAGAGAGAAGATTTgtgcagtgtatggagaaggtgctgtgacaGATTAGATGTGTCAAAAGTGGTTTGGAAAATTTGTGCCAGAGATTTCTCCATGGATGATGCTCTAGAGTTGCATAAaccagttgaagttgatagtGATTAAATCGAGACTTTATATAAGAAGAATCAATGTACCACATGGGAGATAGCTGACACACTCAAAATGTCCAAATCAAgcactgaaaatattttgtaacagCTTATTTATGTTTatcactttgatgtttgggtCCCACATAGTttacaagagtgctggagtggattgccatttccttctccaggggaccttcccgacccaggaattgaacccaggtcgcactcttgcctggaaaatcccatggacggaggagccttataggctacaccccatggagtcgcaaagagtcggacacgactgagcgacttcactttcagttgacCATATATCTGCATTCAATTCTCTatttaaatgtaatgaaaatgttctatttttaaaacaaataatgatGGGAGGTGAAAAGTGGATTCTGTATAGCAATATGGGATGGAAGAGATCACGAGGCAAGTGAAAGGAACTACtaccaaccacaccaaaggctggtcttcatccaaagaaggtgatgttgtgtgtatggtgggattggaagggagtcctctattGAGTTCCTGCTGGATAAACAAATGATGAATTCCAGCAAGTACTGCTCCCAATTAGACCAAATGAAAGCAGCACTCAACAAAAGCAtccagaattagtcaacagaaaatgcataatcttcTACCACAAGACCACATGTTTTTTTGATtaccaggcaaaaactgttacaacttgactgggaagttctgattcatccactgtattcaccagacattgcaccttcagatttccatttatttcagtctacaaaattctcttaatagaaaaaaattcaattctCTGGAAGGGTATAAAAGGCACCTGGAACAGTTATtggctcaaaaagataaaaatttcaggaagatggaattatgaagtcacctgaaaaatggcagaagataacagaacaaaacagtgaatatgttcattaaaaattcttggtgaaaatgaaaaatgggtcttttattttacttagaaATTGAAGGAACTGTGTAGCCAACCCAATAATATAATTACACGAATTTCCTTTGATTAGcattttggaatatttttctccatctttttatttttaacttgtccTTATGATTTGGATGTATCTCTGCTGAGGAATattgtggagaaaaataaat
Coding sequences:
- the LOC138093108 gene encoding olfactory receptor 10A3-like, with amino-acid sequence MKMQNQSSVAEFILLGFSNFPELQEQLFGAFLVVYLVTLMGNAIIIVVISLEQSLHVPLYLFLQNLSVVDMGISVVIMPVMLVILSTEKMRISILGCLVQMYFILTLGVTECFLLGVMAFDRFAAICHPLSYPMIMNKMVFMKLVTFSWVSGITVATVQTTWVFSFPFCGDNKINHISCETPAVLELACADTFLFEIYAFTGTILTIIVPFSLIFLSYIRILFAILKMPSTTGKQKAFSTCASHLTSVTLFYGTASMTYLQPKSGYSPETKKLTSLAYSLLTPLLNPLIYSLRNSEMKRALMKIWQRKMDLHTF